The following coding sequences lie in one Arthrobacter sp. SLBN-122 genomic window:
- a CDS encoding amino acid ABC transporter ATP-binding protein has protein sequence MTITAEEPLVTIEGLHKYYGHHHVLRGIDMTVNQGEVSVVIGPSGSGKSTMLRCVNLLETISAGRISVGGELIGYREVNGRLHDLKTKEIAAQRREIGMVFQRFNLFPHKTALQNVMEAPVQVKGQSKAEAKKRALELLERVGLGDRSSHYPSQLSGGQQQRVAIARALAMEPELMLFDEPTSALDPELVGDVLNVMKDLAKSGMTMIVVTHEIGFAREVGDTLTFMDGGVVVESGDPREIIANPQHARTKEFLSRVL, from the coding sequence ATGACGATCACAGCAGAAGAGCCGCTGGTTACGATCGAAGGCCTCCACAAGTACTACGGGCACCACCACGTGCTGCGGGGCATCGATATGACGGTCAACCAGGGCGAGGTGTCGGTGGTAATCGGCCCGTCCGGTTCCGGCAAGTCCACGATGCTGCGCTGCGTGAACCTCCTGGAAACCATCAGCGCCGGGCGGATTTCCGTCGGTGGCGAGCTGATTGGTTACCGCGAGGTCAATGGCAGGCTCCACGATCTCAAGACCAAGGAGATCGCCGCCCAGCGCCGCGAAATCGGCATGGTGTTCCAGCGGTTCAACCTGTTCCCGCACAAGACCGCGCTCCAGAACGTCATGGAAGCGCCGGTGCAGGTGAAGGGCCAGTCCAAAGCCGAAGCCAAGAAGCGGGCGCTGGAACTGCTGGAGCGGGTGGGGCTGGGCGACCGTTCCAGCCACTACCCGTCCCAGCTCTCGGGCGGCCAGCAGCAGCGCGTGGCCATCGCCCGGGCCCTGGCCATGGAGCCGGAGCTCATGCTCTTTGACGAGCCGACCTCGGCACTGGACCCGGAACTGGTGGGCGATGTCCTGAACGTGATGAAGGACCTGGCAAAGTCCGGCATGACCATGATTGTGGTGACCCACGAGATTGGCTTCGCCCGCGAAGTGGGCGACACCCTGACCTTCATGGATGGCGGCGTGGTGGTGGAGTCCGGCGATCCCCGCGAGATCATCGCCAACCCCCAGCATGCGCGCACCAAGGAGTTCCTGAGCCGCGTGCTCTAA
- a CDS encoding isochorismate synthase: MTSTFRTLTVPLDSKAFPGGLPSFLVRDDVLCWSRREAGLAGFGEIARFTATGPDRFLEADIWWRHLVLEAEVTDSVELPGTGPVAFGSFAFSKTSAHESRLIVPEILVGVRDNQAWLTQLRFDDGPLTEGTALAALDRWLSGGSAGADAPGASDAPGASDGDSTTAAADSAGNAPLGAVPLKAGGAVVRPLPLAAGATLHTGSLGEEAWMDAVAAGVAEIRTGALEKLVLARDVVATIPSGVHAADVLRELAARYRECWTYGVDGLVGATPEMLIQVEGRTAQARVLAGTLDRRDAHGEDGPPMDYATRVLAGSEKQRHEHEIAIQSLTKQLAPFSEAMNAHDEPFILELPNVWHLASDVKAELTEVEGHVPTCLALINALHPTAAVCGTPTLVAGELIRKLEHLDRGPYAGPVGWLDAAGNGEWGIALRGAVIESPETVRLYAGCGIVDGSQPEAELAETWAKFRPMLESLGISS; this comes from the coding sequence ATGACGAGCACGTTCCGCACCTTGACAGTCCCCCTGGATAGCAAAGCGTTCCCCGGGGGGCTGCCGTCGTTTCTGGTCCGGGACGATGTCCTGTGCTGGTCCCGCCGCGAGGCCGGCCTGGCGGGATTCGGCGAGATTGCGCGCTTCACCGCCACCGGGCCGGACCGGTTCCTGGAGGCGGACATCTGGTGGCGGCACCTGGTCCTCGAAGCCGAGGTCACGGACTCCGTGGAACTGCCGGGCACCGGCCCCGTCGCGTTTGGCTCCTTTGCCTTCTCCAAAACCTCCGCCCATGAGTCCCGTTTGATCGTGCCCGAGATCCTGGTGGGCGTGCGGGACAACCAGGCGTGGCTCACCCAGTTGAGGTTCGACGACGGCCCCCTCACCGAAGGGACGGCCCTCGCCGCGCTGGACCGGTGGCTCAGCGGTGGTTCCGCCGGCGCGGACGCCCCCGGAGCCTCGGACGCTCCCGGAGCCTCGGACGGTGACAGCACGACGGCGGCAGCGGACTCCGCCGGGAACGCCCCCTTGGGTGCCGTACCCTTGAAAGCCGGCGGCGCCGTCGTGCGGCCCCTCCCCCTGGCTGCCGGAGCAACCCTGCATACCGGCTCCCTCGGCGAGGAAGCGTGGATGGATGCCGTGGCCGCCGGCGTTGCCGAGATCCGCACGGGAGCGCTGGAGAAGCTGGTGCTGGCCCGGGACGTGGTGGCCACTATTCCCTCCGGCGTACATGCCGCGGATGTGCTGCGCGAACTCGCCGCGAGGTACCGCGAATGCTGGACTTATGGCGTGGACGGGCTGGTGGGGGCCACCCCCGAGATGCTGATCCAGGTGGAGGGCCGCACCGCCCAGGCCCGCGTGCTGGCCGGCACCCTTGACCGCCGCGACGCGCACGGCGAGGACGGCCCGCCCATGGATTACGCAACGCGCGTGCTGGCCGGGTCCGAGAAGCAGCGGCACGAGCATGAGATTGCCATCCAGTCCCTGACCAAGCAGCTGGCGCCGTTCTCGGAGGCCATGAATGCCCACGATGAGCCCTTCATCCTGGAGCTGCCCAACGTCTGGCACCTGGCCTCCGACGTCAAGGCGGAACTGACCGAGGTGGAGGGCCATGTGCCCACCTGCCTGGCCCTCATTAACGCACTGCACCCCACGGCGGCCGTCTGCGGGACCCCGACACTGGTGGCGGGCGAACTGATCCGGAAACTCGAGCATCTGGACCGCGGCCCCTACGCGGGCCCCGTGGGCTGGCTGGACGCGGCCGGCAACGGCGAGTGGGGTATTGCGCTGCGGGGCGCCGTTATTGAGTCGCCGGAGACCGTGCGCCTGTATGCCGGCTGCGGCATTGTTGATGGCTCCCAACCGGAAGCCGAGCTCGCGGAGACGTGGGCCAAATTCCGGCCGATGCTGGAGTCCCTGGGCATCAGCAGCTGA
- a CDS encoding trimeric intracellular cation channel family protein encodes MTFAFDNSPVWLDLLGVFFFAVSGSLLAARKQIDIVGSLLLASLVGLGGGVIRDIILGIVPAAFTNPAYLAPPLLATVLVFFLFSSVQRYTSLLTLFDAAGLALFCMTGTLKALATGLNPVASVLLGVTTAVGGGLLRDITANEVPELFNPKDIYALPAFVGAAMTAVLWVFGVFNVLTAAGIAAVVFTFRVLAWRRSWQAPLAVRGWHRRVGGTGL; translated from the coding sequence ATGACATTCGCCTTTGACAACTCCCCGGTGTGGCTGGATCTGCTGGGCGTGTTCTTCTTTGCCGTCTCGGGATCGCTGCTGGCGGCGCGGAAGCAGATCGACATTGTGGGGTCGCTGTTGCTCGCCTCCCTGGTGGGGCTCGGCGGCGGCGTCATCCGGGACATCATCCTGGGCATCGTTCCGGCCGCTTTCACCAACCCCGCATATCTGGCACCACCGCTGCTGGCCACCGTGTTGGTGTTCTTCCTGTTCTCCAGCGTGCAGCGCTACACCTCGCTGCTGACCCTGTTCGACGCCGCCGGCCTGGCCCTGTTCTGCATGACCGGCACGCTCAAGGCACTCGCCACAGGCTTGAACCCGGTGGCGTCCGTGCTGCTTGGGGTGACCACAGCCGTGGGCGGCGGGCTCCTGCGCGACATCACTGCCAATGAGGTTCCCGAGCTGTTCAACCCCAAGGACATCTACGCGCTGCCTGCCTTTGTGGGGGCTGCCATGACTGCGGTGCTGTGGGTCTTCGGCGTGTTCAACGTGCTGACGGCGGCCGGCATTGCGGCTGTGGTTTTCACGTTCCGGGTCCTGGCCTGGCGGCGGTCCTGGCAGGCCCCCCTTGCAGTTCGCGGGTGGCACCGGCGGGTGGGTGGCACCGGGCTGTGA
- a CDS encoding polyprenyl synthetase family protein has translation MTKSADHSWTHAGHGLPDSEPSLNTTAIATGLQLPAGFAAIAADAELGPAITNNLARVEKKLREAIANSDPLADATSRHLVEAGGKRIRPLLTLLCAHLGDASLPAVVQAAVVVELTHLATLYHDDVMDSAPFRRGAPTAHEVWGNSVAVLTGDLIFARASILVSELGGRALGIQARTFERLCLGQLHETVGPRPDEDPVEHYLSVIADKTGSLVAASGQFGAIFSGADEAFEDILVEYGEKVGVAFQLADDVIDVTGVKVKSGKSPGTDLREGVPTLPVLLLRKAAAEGDQSAVDLLTLIDGDLSSDEALAAAVAGLREHPVTAESWVVARRWADEAIAALAPLPEGVVKESLSNFALAVVDRAS, from the coding sequence GTGACCAAATCCGCAGACCACAGTTGGACGCACGCCGGGCACGGCCTGCCGGACTCCGAACCCAGCCTCAACACCACGGCCATCGCCACGGGACTCCAGCTGCCGGCCGGCTTTGCGGCCATCGCGGCGGACGCTGAACTGGGCCCTGCCATCACCAACAACCTGGCCAGGGTGGAGAAGAAGCTCCGCGAGGCCATCGCCAATTCGGATCCCCTGGCTGACGCAACGTCGCGCCATCTGGTGGAAGCCGGTGGCAAGCGCATCCGGCCGCTGCTGACGCTGCTCTGCGCCCACCTCGGTGACGCGTCGCTGCCCGCGGTGGTGCAGGCCGCCGTCGTAGTGGAACTGACGCACCTGGCAACCCTGTACCACGACGACGTCATGGACTCCGCCCCGTTCCGCCGCGGCGCACCCACCGCCCACGAGGTGTGGGGCAACTCCGTGGCCGTCCTCACCGGCGACCTCATATTTGCCCGCGCCTCCATCCTGGTGTCCGAACTTGGCGGGCGTGCCCTGGGAATCCAGGCCCGCACCTTCGAGCGGCTCTGCCTGGGCCAGCTGCACGAGACCGTGGGCCCCCGCCCGGACGAGGATCCGGTGGAGCACTACCTGTCAGTCATCGCGGACAAGACCGGTTCACTGGTGGCGGCCTCCGGCCAGTTCGGTGCCATCTTCTCCGGTGCTGACGAGGCCTTCGAGGACATCCTGGTGGAGTACGGCGAGAAGGTGGGCGTGGCCTTCCAGCTTGCCGACGACGTCATCGATGTCACCGGCGTCAAGGTGAAGTCCGGCAAGTCACCCGGTACCGACCTGCGCGAAGGGGTTCCCACCCTGCCCGTGCTGCTCCTGCGCAAGGCTGCCGCCGAGGGTGACCAGTCCGCCGTCGACCTTTTGACGCTGATCGATGGTGACCTTTCTTCGGACGAAGCCCTGGCCGCCGCCGTGGCCGGGCTTCGTGAGCACCCCGTCACGGCCGAGTCCTGGGTGGTGGCACGCCGGTGGGCCGATGAAGCCATCGCCGCCCTGGCTCCGCTGCCCGAGGGCGTGGTCAAGGAATCGCTGTCCAACTTCGCGCTGGCCGTGGTGGACCGCGCGAGCTGA
- a CDS encoding ABC transporter substrate-binding protein: MQTPRTLLGTSKLTAATMIAISALALSACTNASETGPSSAATSSGKASASFDPSTVKKDDALAAMVPDTIKSKGTITVGSDTSYAPAEFLGPDGQTPVGYDVDIAKAIGATLGLKVQVQTAEFTGILPALGPKYDLGISSFTINPERLGAVNMVSYFNAGTAWAVQKGNPKKFSLDDVCGKSIGVQTGTVQEDPDLSDRNKKCVADGKKPIDIITLKNQTDVTTRLVNGSIDAMTADSPIIGYALTQTNGQLEKLGDVYDSAPQGIAVAKADTAWADVIQKTVSKLMEDGSYKKILDGWGNSEGAITKSEVNPAVKS; encoded by the coding sequence ATGCAGACTCCCCGTACCCTCCTGGGCACTTCCAAGCTGACCGCTGCAACCATGATCGCCATCAGCGCCCTGGCCCTCTCAGCATGCACGAACGCCTCGGAAACGGGTCCCTCCAGCGCGGCCACCTCTTCGGGCAAGGCCAGCGCCAGCTTTGATCCCTCCACCGTCAAGAAGGACGATGCCCTGGCCGCCATGGTCCCGGACACCATTAAGTCCAAAGGCACCATCACGGTAGGCTCAGACACCAGCTACGCCCCGGCCGAATTCCTCGGTCCGGATGGCCAGACGCCCGTGGGCTACGACGTGGACATCGCCAAGGCCATCGGTGCCACCCTGGGCCTCAAGGTCCAGGTCCAGACCGCAGAGTTCACCGGCATCCTCCCGGCCCTCGGCCCCAAGTACGATCTGGGGATCTCCTCGTTCACCATCAACCCTGAGCGCCTGGGTGCCGTGAACATGGTCAGCTACTTCAACGCAGGCACCGCCTGGGCCGTCCAGAAGGGCAACCCGAAGAAGTTCTCCCTCGACGACGTCTGCGGCAAGTCCATCGGCGTGCAGACCGGTACCGTCCAGGAGGACCCGGATCTCTCGGACCGCAACAAGAAGTGCGTCGCCGACGGCAAGAAACCCATTGACATCATCACCCTCAAGAACCAGACGGATGTCACCACCCGACTGGTGAACGGCAGCATCGACGCCATGACCGCGGACTCCCCCATCATCGGTTACGCGCTGACCCAGACCAACGGCCAGCTGGAGAAGCTGGGCGACGTCTACGACTCCGCTCCGCAGGGCATCGCCGTGGCCAAGGCGGACACCGCCTGGGCCGACGTCATCCAGAAGACGGTCAGCAAGCTGATGGAGGACGGCTCCTACAAGAAGATCCTTGACGGCTGGGGCAACTCCGAAGGCGCCATCACCAAGTCCGAGGTCAACCCGGCGGTTAAGTCTTGA
- a CDS encoding endonuclease domain-containing protein, producing the protein MDIEGFLRHRGGVARTSSLHRAGFTRTRVDKALAAGRVVRVRRGVYGLPTEGAALGLALQHNAFVTCLSAAPAYQLWTLEKACVVHLSPGHKKTVPGTVTHGRILHPGHPWLPVAGLADVLIHALRCLPELEALVMVQCAAQRGDVTVEFLRRKLPGNRNARARAVLDYVIPRADSVLEVLANYHFRRAGLHVRRHVELQGVGEVDFLIEDCLVVETDGASHLEAKQVKKDRVRNNATVVGGRLCLRFGYAEVVHHPEQMVAQVLAVLEQSRRGSFSVR; encoded by the coding sequence ATGGATATTGAAGGATTTCTCCGTCATCGGGGAGGCGTGGCCAGAACTTCTTCACTACACCGTGCCGGGTTCACGAGAACGCGTGTGGACAAGGCCCTCGCAGCAGGCCGCGTCGTCCGGGTCCGGCGGGGTGTCTATGGCCTGCCGACTGAAGGCGCCGCGCTCGGTTTGGCGCTGCAGCACAATGCGTTCGTGACCTGCCTCTCCGCTGCCCCGGCCTATCAGCTGTGGACCTTGGAGAAGGCCTGCGTGGTCCACCTAAGTCCCGGGCACAAGAAGACAGTGCCGGGAACCGTAACACACGGCCGGATACTTCACCCTGGCCATCCATGGCTGCCGGTGGCGGGCCTGGCGGACGTCCTCATCCATGCCCTGCGTTGCCTGCCCGAACTGGAAGCGTTAGTCATGGTTCAGTGCGCGGCGCAGCGGGGAGATGTGACAGTGGAATTCCTTCGGCGCAAACTTCCCGGGAACCGCAACGCCCGGGCCCGGGCAGTCCTGGATTACGTGATTCCCCGGGCCGATTCGGTCCTGGAGGTTTTGGCCAACTACCACTTCCGGAGGGCTGGCCTTCATGTACGCCGCCACGTTGAGCTCCAGGGCGTGGGGGAGGTGGACTTCCTGATCGAGGATTGCCTGGTGGTGGAAACCGACGGGGCCAGCCATTTGGAGGCAAAGCAGGTCAAGAAGGACCGCGTCCGCAACAACGCAACGGTGGTTGGCGGACGTCTCTGCCTAAGGTTCGGCTATGCGGAAGTCGTTCATCATCCCGAGCAGATGGTGGCCCAGGTCTTGGCAGTGCTGGAACAGAGTCGGCGGGGATCATTCAGCGTGAGGTGA
- a CDS encoding sirohydrochlorin chelatase → MNSPIMIACAHGTSNTQGAAEVNALRAAIAELRPGLDVREAYVDVQQPDLVHVVAGLPEGEAAVVVPLLLSVGYHVKVDIARAVKSRPGSAAAAPLGPDPRLAKLLDQRLHEAGTTDNDVIVLAAAGSSNPNAAVSVEELLGQLRELRSNRMVAAYGASAKPSVPDAVAMLREELEGGAGAGESAGAVDVGGRVVIASYLLAPGFFHDQLAKAGADVVTEPLLPSPVLAEIVLDRYDAAVAKMNEAPAAAPREPAAAAPAEAPANAQEGGFYKAVRRFVTKYFPR, encoded by the coding sequence ATGAACAGCCCCATCATGATCGCCTGTGCCCATGGGACGTCCAACACACAGGGGGCCGCGGAGGTCAATGCACTGCGCGCCGCCATCGCTGAACTGCGGCCGGGCCTTGATGTCCGGGAAGCCTATGTGGACGTCCAGCAGCCGGACCTGGTGCATGTGGTGGCGGGCCTGCCGGAGGGGGAGGCCGCCGTCGTGGTTCCCTTGCTGCTGAGCGTCGGCTACCACGTCAAGGTGGACATCGCCCGGGCCGTGAAGAGCCGCCCGGGCAGTGCGGCCGCCGCGCCGCTGGGCCCCGACCCGCGGCTCGCCAAACTGCTGGACCAGCGGCTGCATGAGGCCGGAACCACGGACAATGACGTCATCGTCCTGGCCGCCGCCGGTTCCTCCAACCCCAATGCCGCCGTCAGCGTGGAGGAACTGCTGGGCCAGCTGCGGGAGTTGCGGTCCAACCGGATGGTGGCCGCCTATGGTGCCTCGGCCAAGCCGTCAGTGCCCGACGCCGTCGCGATGCTTCGTGAGGAACTGGAAGGAGGTGCCGGGGCGGGGGAGTCCGCAGGGGCTGTGGACGTCGGCGGCCGTGTGGTGATTGCCTCTTACCTCCTGGCACCGGGCTTCTTCCACGACCAGCTGGCGAAGGCCGGAGCCGACGTCGTGACCGAACCCTTGCTGCCGTCCCCGGTGCTCGCGGAAATCGTGCTGGACAGGTACGACGCCGCCGTCGCAAAGATGAACGAAGCGCCCGCAGCAGCACCCCGGGAACCGGCTGCGGCGGCCCCCGCGGAAGCGCCGGCAAATGCACAGGAGGGTGGCTTCTACAAGGCCGTCCGGCGTTTCGTGACGAAATATTTCCCTAGGTGA
- a CDS encoding amino acid ABC transporter permease: MEHHQHREAPVLNKSVPVRHPGRWISAVIILILVAAFLQSMFTNPNFRWDVVGTYILDVKVVQGVGWTLLLTVASMVLAIVLAILLAVMRQSDNPVFRWTSWVWVWFFRGTPVYTQLVFWGLVTVLYPAITLGIPFGPELFTYALSDPSKGLIPAILGLGLNESAYLAEIFRAGLKSVDKGQQEAAEALGMSKGKIMWRIILPQAMRIIVPPTGNETIGMLKTTSLVLAVPFTLDLTFATNALANRIYLPIPLLIVAAFWYLLVTSILMVGQHYIEAYYGKGVDNLAPAAVNPAAAKAADAGAGAGPQHSMKTDFPEESAR, from the coding sequence ATGGAACACCATCAACACCGGGAAGCACCGGTACTGAACAAATCAGTGCCGGTGCGCCACCCCGGCCGCTGGATCAGCGCCGTCATCATCCTCATATTGGTGGCAGCATTCCTGCAGAGCATGTTCACCAACCCCAACTTCCGGTGGGACGTTGTGGGCACCTACATCCTGGACGTCAAGGTTGTCCAGGGCGTGGGCTGGACCCTCCTGCTGACGGTGGCGTCGATGGTCCTGGCCATCGTCCTGGCCATCCTGCTGGCGGTTATGCGGCAATCCGACAACCCGGTGTTCCGCTGGACCAGCTGGGTGTGGGTGTGGTTCTTCCGAGGAACTCCTGTCTATACACAGCTCGTTTTTTGGGGTCTCGTGACGGTCCTCTATCCCGCCATCACCCTGGGCATCCCGTTTGGGCCAGAGCTCTTCACCTATGCGCTCTCAGACCCCAGCAAGGGTTTGATCCCTGCCATCCTCGGCCTTGGCCTCAACGAGTCCGCCTACCTGGCGGAAATCTTCCGTGCGGGCCTCAAGTCGGTGGATAAGGGCCAGCAGGAGGCCGCGGAGGCGCTCGGTATGTCCAAGGGCAAGATCATGTGGCGGATCATCCTGCCGCAGGCCATGCGAATCATTGTTCCGCCTACGGGCAACGAGACCATCGGCATGCTGAAGACCACCTCCCTGGTCCTTGCGGTTCCGTTCACGCTCGACCTGACGTTCGCCACGAACGCCCTCGCCAACCGCATCTACCTCCCGATTCCGCTCCTGATCGTTGCGGCGTTCTGGTACCTCCTTGTCACCAGCATCCTCATGGTGGGCCAGCACTACATCGAGGCGTACTACGGCAAGGGCGTGGACAACCTGGCCCCGGCAGCAGTCAACCCAGCTGCGGCCAAGGCGGCGGATGCCGGTGCTGGTGCCGGTCCCCAGCACTCAATGAAGACGGACTTCCCCGAGGAGAGTGCACGATGA
- a CDS encoding geranylgeranyl reductase family protein encodes MKVLIVGAGPAGSTAAYYLAKAGIDVTVLEKTSFPREKVCGDGLTPRAVREIQKLGLPHPENDGWRRNKGLRLIAGGRTIELPWPEVSDFPQYGLIRTRLGFDEELARHAQAAGATVLERHSVTEAIRNDDGRVTGLRAALLDESGRKTGETRDFSADVVLAADGNSTRTAVSLGIQKRDDRPLGVAVRTYFTSPRTDDDWMEGWLELPGRDGKLLPGYGWVFGVGDGTSNVGLGILNSSKEFGKLDYKQVLREWTAAMPADWGFTPENQVGEIRGAALPMGFNRTPHYSPGLLLLGDAGGMVSPFNGEGISYAMESARFAAGFIIDASSRSMAAGGTYDADAHLSRYADYVRDQWGSHFTLGRAFAALIGKPAVMKLALRTGMPIPVLMRFVVRLLANLTDPSAKGFEDRVIRVLESLVPATTNTSPTPAVSNQRYPQQKVRVNP; translated from the coding sequence GTGAAGGTACTGATTGTCGGCGCGGGTCCGGCCGGATCCACCGCCGCGTACTACCTCGCCAAGGCCGGCATTGACGTCACGGTCCTGGAAAAGACGTCCTTTCCACGGGAAAAGGTGTGCGGCGACGGGCTCACCCCCCGCGCCGTCCGCGAGATACAGAAGCTCGGCCTCCCGCATCCGGAGAACGACGGCTGGCGCCGGAACAAGGGCCTGCGCCTGATCGCCGGAGGCCGCACCATCGAACTGCCCTGGCCTGAGGTCTCCGACTTCCCGCAGTACGGGCTGATCCGTACCCGCCTGGGCTTTGACGAGGAACTGGCCCGGCACGCGCAGGCCGCCGGCGCCACCGTCCTCGAGCGGCACAGCGTCACCGAAGCCATACGGAACGACGACGGCCGCGTCACCGGGCTCCGCGCAGCGCTCCTCGACGAGTCCGGACGCAAGACGGGGGAGACGCGTGACTTTAGTGCCGACGTCGTGCTCGCCGCGGACGGAAACTCCACCCGCACCGCCGTGTCCCTCGGCATCCAGAAGCGCGACGACCGCCCGCTCGGCGTCGCCGTCCGCACCTACTTCACCTCCCCGCGCACCGACGACGACTGGATGGAAGGCTGGCTGGAGCTTCCCGGCCGCGACGGCAAGCTACTGCCCGGCTACGGCTGGGTGTTCGGCGTGGGTGACGGCACCTCCAACGTGGGCCTGGGCATCCTGAACTCCTCCAAGGAATTCGGGAAGCTCGACTACAAGCAGGTGCTGCGCGAATGGACCGCCGCCATGCCCGCCGACTGGGGCTTCACGCCGGAGAACCAGGTGGGGGAGATCCGCGGCGCCGCGCTGCCCATGGGTTTCAACCGCACCCCGCACTACTCGCCCGGCTTGCTGCTCCTGGGCGACGCCGGCGGCATGGTCTCCCCGTTCAACGGCGAAGGCATCTCCTACGCTATGGAGTCGGCGCGTTTCGCCGCAGGGTTCATCATCGACGCTTCCTCGCGCTCGATGGCAGCGGGCGGAACGTACGACGCCGACGCGCACCTTTCGCGGTACGCGGACTATGTGCGGGACCAGTGGGGCTCGCACTTCACCCTTGGCCGGGCCTTCGCCGCGCTGATCGGAAAGCCCGCCGTCATGAAACTGGCGCTGCGGACCGGCATGCCCATCCCGGTGCTGATGCGGTTCGTGGTCCGGCTCCTTGCCAACCTTACGGACCCCTCCGCCAAGGGCTTCGAGGACCGGGTGATCCGCGTTTTGGAATCGCTGGTTCCGGCCACAACGAATACATCGCCCACCCCGGCAGTATCCAATCAGCGGTATCCGCAACAAAAAGTTAGGGTTAACCCGTGA
- a CDS encoding demethylmenaquinone methyltransferase — translation MNRASLDKRPDEVATMFDDVAPKYDVVNDVLSMGQTRRWRKIVVDAMEVSKGQRVLDLAAGTGTSSEPYADAGIDVVACDFSLGMLKVGKRRRPDINFIAGDATNLPFADNTFDATTISFGLRNVNEPKKALQEMLRVTKPGGRLVIAEFSQPVVPLWRTMYTEYLMRALPAIAVKVASNPDAYVYLAESIRAWPDQDHLAAWLQEAGWENVTYRNLTGGIVAVHRAFKPADSSPDGAAAAIAAHKGPVAKLRRNIVR, via the coding sequence GTGAACCGAGCATCCTTGGATAAGCGTCCGGACGAAGTAGCCACGATGTTTGACGACGTCGCACCGAAATACGACGTCGTCAACGATGTCCTCTCCATGGGGCAGACCCGCCGCTGGCGGAAGATCGTGGTGGACGCCATGGAAGTCTCCAAGGGCCAGCGGGTCCTGGATCTTGCCGCCGGAACGGGTACCTCCAGCGAACCGTATGCCGATGCGGGCATAGATGTGGTGGCCTGCGACTTCTCCCTGGGCATGCTCAAGGTGGGGAAGCGCCGCCGCCCGGACATCAACTTTATTGCCGGGGACGCCACCAACCTGCCGTTCGCTGACAACACTTTCGACGCCACCACCATCTCCTTCGGGCTGCGCAACGTGAACGAGCCCAAGAAGGCGCTGCAGGAGATGCTCCGCGTGACCAAACCCGGCGGACGGCTGGTCATCGCCGAGTTCTCCCAGCCCGTGGTTCCGCTGTGGCGCACCATGTACACCGAATACCTGATGCGGGCCCTGCCGGCCATCGCCGTCAAGGTCGCCTCCAACCCGGACGCCTACGTGTACCTGGCCGAATCCATCCGCGCCTGGCCGGACCAGGACCACCTCGCCGCCTGGCTGCAGGAAGCCGGCTGGGAGAACGTCACCTACCGCAACCTCACCGGCGGCATCGTGGCCGTCCACCGTGCCTTCAAGCCCGCCGATTCCTCACCGGACGGTGCCGCTGCCGCCATCGCCGCGCACAAAGGCCCGGTGGCCAAGCTGCGCCGCAACATCGTCCGCTGA